The Thermus oshimai DSM 12092 genome includes a window with the following:
- the csm4 gene encoding type III-A CRISPR-associated RAMP protein Csm4: protein MRLTLFRLYFQSPLKELPRAPSLLGHLLWWYRYTHGREALEELLAEPLPFRLSSVFPEGWLPRPKLPPVQVEETEKRKALKNLRLVSLETFARLAEEGEGALLTAPELSGKTPPEPKRLRRSRVGIDRATGAARKGILFAEELLFPDPQTPYALYLLGDPPFDPKEALAFVGEMGYGGKASVGLGRFRVEGPFPCELPEAKTPTAHMTLAPGPLEGALYYELEPYWGRLGGGYVGATPFKRPHLRTREGSLYREVPGPLALDVTPLEPPEEGVRVYELLQVFPLGVRV, encoded by the coding sequence ATGCGCCTAACCCTCTTCCGCCTCTACTTCCAAAGCCCCCTGAAGGAGCTCCCCCGGGCCCCCAGCCTCCTCGGCCACCTCCTCTGGTGGTACCGCTACACCCACGGCCGCGAGGCCCTGGAGGAGCTCCTCGCCGAGCCCCTCCCCTTCCGCCTCTCCAGCGTCTTCCCCGAGGGGTGGCTCCCCAGGCCCAAGCTCCCGCCGGTCCAGGTGGAGGAGACGGAAAAGCGCAAGGCCCTGAAAAACCTGAGGCTGGTGAGCCTCGAGACCTTCGCCCGGCTGGCGGAGGAGGGGGAAGGGGCGCTCCTCACGGCCCCGGAGCTCAGCGGCAAGACCCCCCCGGAGCCCAAGCGCCTCCGCCGGAGCCGGGTGGGGATAGACCGGGCCACGGGCGCGGCCCGGAAGGGCATCCTCTTTGCGGAGGAGCTCCTCTTCCCCGATCCCCAAACCCCCTACGCCCTCTACCTCCTGGGGGACCCCCCCTTTGACCCCAAGGAGGCCTTGGCCTTCGTGGGGGAGATGGGGTACGGGGGAAAGGCCAGCGTGGGGCTTGGACGCTTTCGGGTGGAAGGCCCCTTCCCCTGCGAGCTCCCAGAGGCCAAGACCCCCACGGCCCACATGACCCTGGCCCCGGGGCCCCTGGAAGGGGCGCTTTACTACGAGCTGGAACCCTACTGGGGCCGCTTGGGCGGGGGGTACGTGGGGGCCACGCCCTTCAAGCGGCCCCACCTCCGCACCCGGGAAGGAAGCCTCTACCGGGAGGTCCCCGGGCCCCTGGCCCTGGACGTGACCCCCCTGGAACCCCCGGAGGAGGGGGTGCGGGTGTACGAGCTCCTGCAGGTCTTTCCCCTGGGGGTGAGGGTATGA
- a CDS encoding helix-turn-helix domain-containing protein, whose protein sequence is MTTLDRAEVGEALRRRRKELGLTLGDVARSMGTSDGYVWKLEQGLINLQNVPLPKIIGLLKVLRWTPEEFTLATGVPLPGLSEKTEETVPGVSLYKVPVYGEEEVYVILGLPGLALDPADLVALRHGKGLYLFRRGEPPEPGRLCVTEGEEGAFPGEYMGLNPKRSHLVRTLDCPREVRVLPKESWEVHRVVLVVDLA, encoded by the coding sequence ATGACAACGCTAGACCGTGCGGAGGTGGGGGAGGCCCTGAGGCGGCGACGGAAGGAGCTGGGGCTGACCCTGGGAGACGTGGCGCGTTCCATGGGCACCTCGGACGGGTACGTGTGGAAGCTGGAGCAGGGGCTGATCAACCTGCAGAACGTGCCCTTGCCGAAGATCATAGGGCTCTTGAAGGTGCTCCGGTGGACCCCGGAGGAGTTCACCCTGGCGACCGGGGTGCCTCTCCCGGGCCTCTCGGAAAAGACGGAGGAGACGGTCCCGGGGGTTTCCCTCTACAAGGTGCCCGTCTACGGGGAGGAGGAAGTCTACGTGATCCTGGGGCTTCCGGGCCTCGCCCTGGACCCGGCGGACCTGGTGGCCCTCCGGCACGGCAAGGGGCTGTACCTCTTCCGCCGTGGAGAACCCCCTGAGCCGGGGAGGCTCTGCGTGACCGAGGGAGAAGAAGGAGCCTTCCCCGGAGAATACATGGGCCTGAACCCCAAGCGCTCCCACCTGGTGCGCACCCTGGACTGCCCCAGGGAGGTCCGGGTCTTGCCAAAGGAGTCCTGGGAGGTCCACCGGGTGGTCCTGGTGGTGGACCTGGCGTAA
- the cas2 gene encoding CRISPR-associated endonuclease Cas2 yields the protein MGKRLYAIAYDIPDDTRRVKLATLLKSYGERVQLSVFECYLDPKLLEDLKARARKVLDLSEDALRIYPIAGTVEVLGVGPVVEEARFAVL from the coding sequence ATGGGAAAGAGGCTGTACGCCATCGCCTACGACATCCCGGACGACACCCGCCGGGTTAAGCTGGCCACGCTCCTAAAGAGCTATGGGGAGCGGGTCCAGCTATCCGTGTTTGAGTGCTACCTAGACCCCAAGCTTCTGGAAGACCTCAAGGCCCGCGCCCGGAAGGTGCTGGACCTTTCCGAAGATGCCCTCCGCATCTACCCCATCGCCGGCACGGTGGAGGTACTGGGGGTGGGGCCCGTGGTGGAGGAGGCCCGGTTTGCCGTGCTATAG
- a CDS encoding IS630 family transposase (programmed frameshift) produces MGAPLRIHLTPEEDVALLRVSQDPGAHPKTRRWALILRLAHQGWTAPRIAAFLGLDRSTVRLVLRRYLQAGLPGLPYRKPPGAPIKVTEEVKAFLREKLVEDRLWTLAQLQEEVEARFGLHLNLSTLSRHLRAMGYVWKRTRYVPAGKPERAEVERFRREEEEAKKGAREGKGAVGYLDEAGFSLTLPPGYTWSLRGKVLGVPRVWGSRGRLNVLAHLVWEGAGWKLHFALVRGPVRMGEVVAYLGQVAKGLGKPLKLFLDNAAFHRGKEVRGREGEWRARGLHLGYLPRYSPHLNPMETVWRRVKGSLMPRRHYPDLDALEEAVRQALKSLGGIEVRI; encoded by the exons ATGGGTGCTCCCCTCCGTATCCACCTGACGCCTGAGGAAGACGTGGCATTGCTTCGGGTCTCCCAAGACCCCGGGGCCCACCCCAAGACCCGCAGGTGGGCCCTCATTCTTCGCTTGGCCCACCAGGGATGGACCGCACCCCGCATTGCCGCCTTCCTCGGCCTGGACCGCAGCACCGTCCGCCTCGTCCTCAGGCGCTACCTCCAGGCAGGCCTCCCCGGCCTCCCCTACCGCAAGCCCCCCGGGGCCCCCATCAAGGTCACGGAGGAGGTCAAGGCCTTCCTCCGGGAAAAGCTGGTGGAGGATCGGCTCTGGACCCTGGCCCAGCTGCAGGAGGAGGTGGAGGCTCGCTTCGGCCTCCACCTGAACCTCAGCACCCTCTCCCGCCATCTCCGGGCCATGGGGTACGTGTGGAAACGGACCCGGTACGTCCCGGCGGGGAAACCGGAGAGGGCGGAGGTGGAGCGGTTCAGGAGGGAGGAAGAGGAAGCCA AAAAGGGGGCCCGGGAGGGGAAGGGAGCGGTGGGGTATCTGGACGAAGCGGGGTTCAGCCTGACCCTGCCCCCGGGGTACACCTGGAGCCTGAGGGGAAAGGTGCTTGGGGTGCCCCGGGTCTGGGGTAGCCGGGGCCGGCTGAACGTGCTGGCCCATCTGGTGTGGGAAGGGGCGGGGTGGAAGCTCCATTTTGCTCTGGTGCGGGGGCCGGTGCGGATGGGAGAGGTGGTGGCGTACTTGGGGCAGGTGGCGAAGGGATTGGGGAAGCCTCTGAAGCTCTTTCTGGACAACGCGGCCTTTCATCGGGGGAAGGAGGTGAGGGGGAGGGAGGGGGAATGGAGGGCGAGGGGCCTCCATCTGGGGTACCTGCCCAGGTACAGCCCCCATCTGAACCCCATGGAGACGGTGTGGCGGCGGGTGAAGGGGTCTTTGATGCCCCGGAGGCACTACCCCGACCTGGATGCGTTGGAGGAGGCGGTGCGGCAAGCCCTCAAGAGCCTGGGAGGGATAGAGGTGAGAATCTAA
- the csm2 gene encoding type III-A CRISPR-associated protein Csm2 — translation MPTLEFYKDKEKGVLDPAIFQRAQEVAEELVREGELKSSQFRNYFAELRALENRFDRERRSDEALAFARLVPQLELLKAKLAYNTRAQGPLKNARRFVAFLKEALEAGQRSPKDFEAMMKYVEAVLAYFYARGK, via the coding sequence ATGCCGACGCTGGAGTTTTACAAGGACAAGGAAAAGGGCGTGCTGGACCCGGCCATCTTCCAAAGGGCCCAAGAGGTGGCGGAGGAGCTGGTGCGGGAAGGCGAGCTGAAGTCCAGCCAGTTCCGCAACTACTTCGCCGAGCTCCGCGCCCTGGAAAACCGCTTTGATCGGGAAAGGCGTTCGGACGAGGCCCTGGCCTTCGCCCGATTGGTGCCCCAGCTGGAGCTCCTCAAGGCCAAGCTGGCCTACAACACCCGGGCCCAGGGGCCCCTGAAGAACGCCCGGCGCTTCGTGGCCTTCCTGAAGGAGGCCCTAGAGGCGGGCCAGCGGAGCCCCAAAGACTTTGAAGCCATGATGAAGTACGTGGAGGCGGTGCTGGCCTACTTTTACGCTAGGGGCAAATAG
- the csm3 gene encoding type III-A CRISPR-associated RAMP protein Csm3: protein MKLRKIIRIRAILLAKSGLRIGMSRDQMAIGDLDNPVIRNPLTEEPYIPGSSLKGKLRYLLEWALGGDYILKSKDKHVYASPDPQDPVARIFGLAPENNPESLRIAQERGPTRLLVRDAYLTEDSKRELERVAARGGLYTEIKQEVFIPRLGGNANPRTTERVPAGARFGVEMTYRVLDALDEEYFKKYLLKALKLLELDGLGGHISRGYGQVFFLHPGKPWEGQEDLPLEERLEIQEVPL, encoded by the coding sequence ATGAAGCTTCGGAAAATCATCCGCATCCGGGCCATCCTCCTGGCCAAGTCGGGCCTCAGGATCGGCATGAGCCGGGACCAGATGGCCATCGGCGACCTGGACAACCCCGTGATCCGCAACCCCCTTACGGAAGAACCCTACATCCCCGGCTCCAGCCTCAAGGGGAAGCTCCGCTACCTCCTGGAGTGGGCCCTCGGGGGGGATTACATCCTGAAGTCCAAGGACAAGCACGTCTACGCTTCCCCTGACCCCCAAGACCCCGTGGCCCGCATCTTCGGCCTGGCCCCGGAGAACAACCCGGAAAGCCTGAGGATCGCCCAGGAGCGGGGCCCCACCCGCCTCCTGGTGCGGGACGCCTACCTCACGGAGGACTCCAAGCGGGAGCTGGAGCGGGTGGCGGCCCGGGGCGGGCTCTACACGGAGATCAAGCAGGAGGTCTTCATCCCCCGCCTGGGGGGGAACGCCAACCCCCGCACCACGGAGCGGGTGCCCGCGGGGGCCCGCTTCGGCGTGGAGATGACCTACCGGGTCCTGGACGCCCTGGACGAGGAGTACTTTAAAAAGTACCTCCTCAAGGCCCTAAAGCTCCTGGAGCTGGACGGCCTGGGCGGGCACATCAGCCGGGGGTACGGCCAGGTCTTCTTCCTGCATCCGGGCAAGCCCTGGGAAGGGCAGGAGGACCTACCCCTCGAGGAAAGGCTGGAAATCCAGGAAGTGCCCCTCTAG
- the csm5 gene encoding type III-A CRISPR-associated RAMP protein Csm5, with product MSFLEAYRLELEALSPVHVGTGELYPAYAYVPDKEAKGVHLLDPGALLLLLPEERRRQYLEKVAQGPKAAQDILRNLYQEGQLPKEALLRTVGASLAFFKTLEEATEEAALEWRPLPQSPLGPYLPGSSVKGALRTAWLFWTLLQRGEGVEFREGRWTFRKPTLKDEEALIRAPKSPDLRANQTFEATVLGYMGGRGPDLYRDPFRAVRVSDSGPGEGFLNRIGVFHPTKDTKGLLLLAETFRKGSRFALSFRYHKGLSAYGDRGVAGPIPPEELKKALREYYGRVAEWEKRFAEDHGLKRALEVYRELEERLKDPEVFPIRVGFGSGRLALRLALLLPEDHPEAQEPKTRKTAGASNPQDGYPLGWMVGRLG from the coding sequence ATGAGCTTCCTGGAAGCGTACCGGCTGGAGCTGGAGGCCCTAAGCCCGGTGCACGTGGGCACGGGGGAGCTTTACCCTGCCTACGCCTACGTGCCCGATAAGGAGGCCAAAGGGGTCCACCTCCTGGACCCAGGCGCCCTCCTCCTTCTCCTCCCCGAAGAGCGGCGCCGGCAGTACCTGGAAAAGGTGGCCCAGGGCCCCAAGGCGGCCCAGGACATCCTGAGAAACCTCTACCAGGAGGGCCAGCTCCCCAAAGAAGCCCTCCTCCGCACCGTGGGGGCGAGCCTCGCCTTCTTCAAGACCCTGGAGGAGGCCACGGAAGAAGCCGCCCTGGAGTGGCGCCCCCTGCCCCAAAGCCCCCTGGGCCCCTACCTGCCCGGCTCCAGCGTGAAGGGGGCCTTGAGGACCGCCTGGCTCTTCTGGACCCTTCTCCAGCGGGGGGAGGGGGTGGAGTTCCGGGAGGGGCGCTGGACCTTCCGCAAGCCCACCCTCAAGGACGAGGAGGCCCTCATCCGCGCCCCCAAGAGCCCGGACCTCAGGGCCAACCAGACCTTTGAGGCCACGGTCTTGGGCTACATGGGCGGGCGGGGGCCCGACCTCTACCGGGACCCCTTCCGGGCGGTGCGGGTTTCGGACTCGGGGCCGGGGGAGGGCTTCTTGAACCGCATCGGGGTATTCCACCCTACAAAGGACACCAAAGGGCTCCTCCTCCTGGCGGAGACCTTCCGCAAGGGGAGCCGGTTCGCCCTGTCCTTCCGCTACCACAAAGGCCTTTCCGCCTACGGAGACAGGGGGGTGGCCGGGCCTATCCCCCCTGAGGAGCTGAAGAAGGCCCTCCGGGAGTACTACGGCCGGGTAGCGGAGTGGGAGAAGCGCTTTGCGGAAGATCATGGGCTTAAGCGGGCCCTCGAGGTCTACCGGGAGCTGGAGGAGCGCCTAAAGGACCCCGAGGTCTTCCCCATCCGGGTGGGCTTCGGCTCGGGAAGGCTCGCCCTGCGCCTGGCCCTCCTCCTTCCCGAAGACCACCCCGAGGCCCAGGAACCCAAGACCCGCAAGACCGCGGGGGCCAGCAACCCCCAGGACGGCTACCCCCTGGGCTGGATGGTGGGGCGGCTGGGGTAG
- a CDS encoding TIGR02710 family CRISPR-associated CARF protein: MPSLQAQLEEARKTLYERLDRGEDPTPFYNEAVWPLLLALWREDPPVRPRFQPYEVSIHTVGTSPEATILAILGTGAERVYLLHTEESQRYLERIQRETGREAYPIRVDKSDVALIYKTVAELLGRHRGARVALDLTSGTKAMTSGLAAAAFFLQRIHSEVQVVYVDNEGYDPRLRRPIPGTEYLVRLPNPHEVLGDVDEHLARSFYREGEFKKASAYFYETAKKTGQEGFRLYGHLAKVYQSWKDLDFPKAKKDLETLLRDLDRDAHLNHPLNARRKDLEAQQKGLSAILALLEKKDLSDKEGVAWLAATLLAGYEGAKGHLPLAALYAYRALELLLQHLAAGMGLDLEAPRPTPEEEEALKATLKALLPTEGEIRIPERFGLLHLLAYLKAKDHPAFRHLDSKRLQGLQGALRARNKALLIHGLEGPKEGDVDQVARLARELLKGLGVEAKAEPIPL; encoded by the coding sequence ATGCCCTCGCTTCAGGCCCAACTGGAAGAAGCCCGAAAGACCCTCTACGAGAGGCTGGACCGGGGGGAGGACCCCACCCCCTTCTACAACGAGGCCGTCTGGCCCCTCCTCCTGGCCCTCTGGCGGGAAGACCCCCCCGTGCGCCCCCGCTTCCAGCCCTACGAGGTGTCCATCCACACCGTGGGCACCAGCCCCGAGGCCACCATCCTGGCCATCCTGGGCACGGGGGCAGAGCGGGTCTACCTTCTCCACACGGAGGAAAGCCAAAGGTACCTGGAACGCATCCAGAGGGAAACGGGGCGGGAGGCCTACCCCATCCGGGTGGACAAGAGCGACGTGGCCCTCATCTACAAGACGGTGGCCGAGCTCCTAGGCCGGCACCGGGGGGCGCGGGTGGCCTTGGACCTCACGAGCGGCACCAAGGCCATGACCTCGGGGCTGGCCGCGGCCGCCTTCTTCCTGCAACGGATCCACTCGGAGGTTCAGGTGGTCTACGTGGACAACGAAGGGTACGACCCTCGCCTGCGCCGCCCCATACCGGGCACGGAGTACCTGGTGCGCCTCCCCAACCCCCACGAGGTCCTGGGGGACGTGGACGAGCACCTGGCCCGGAGCTTTTACCGGGAAGGGGAGTTCAAGAAGGCCTCGGCCTACTTCTACGAAACGGCCAAGAAAACGGGCCAGGAGGGCTTCCGCCTCTATGGGCACCTGGCCAAGGTCTACCAGTCTTGGAAGGATCTGGACTTTCCAAAGGCAAAAAAGGACCTGGAAACCCTTCTCAGAGATCTGGACCGGGACGCCCACCTGAACCACCCCCTAAACGCCAGGCGGAAGGACCTCGAGGCCCAGCAGAAGGGCCTCTCCGCCATCCTGGCCCTGCTGGAGAAAAAGGACCTATCGGACAAGGAGGGCGTGGCCTGGCTTGCCGCCACCCTCCTTGCGGGGTACGAGGGGGCCAAGGGGCACCTCCCCCTGGCCGCCCTCTACGCCTACCGGGCCCTGGAGCTCCTCCTGCAGCACCTGGCAGCGGGCATGGGCCTGGACCTCGAGGCGCCCCGCCCAACCCCAGAGGAGGAAGAGGCCCTCAAGGCCACCCTAAAGGCCCTCCTCCCCACGGAAGGGGAAATCCGCATCCCGGAACGCTTTGGCCTCCTCCACCTCCTGGCCTACCTCAAGGCGAAAGACCATCCTGCCTTTAGGCATCTAGACTCCAAGCGCCTCCAGGGCCTTCAGGGGGCCCTAAGGGCGCGGAACAAGGCCCTCCTCATTCACGGCCTGGAGGGCCCCAAGGAAGGGGATGTGGACCAGGTGGCCAGGCTGGCCCGGGAGCTCCTTAAGGGCCTTGGGGTGGAGGCCAAGGCGGAGCCCATCCCCCTATGA
- the cas6 gene encoding CRISPR system precrRNA processing endoribonuclease RAMP protein Cas6 yields the protein MTLAALVLELEGEAPPTPLGLRGFFYSLLREHFPELHDQGENPFSLGFGGKEGAYWARLAFLREDLYARLSPAVFGLEGQRVRLGAPFRVRRVLQEGHPWAGVSTYARLFQGEPSPDLPLRFHSPTFFRRKGVNYPLPEPRLVLESLLRRFSAFAPVKPPEGVQAALLERATVRWLEGRTLGVEGDTEATGFVGRVVYHLPRATEEEALWLTALGRFAFYSGVGAKTSLGYGRVRAFKPSVERTTSPA from the coding sequence ATGACCCTGGCCGCCCTCGTTTTGGAACTGGAAGGGGAGGCCCCGCCCACCCCTTTGGGCCTCCGGGGCTTTTTCTATAGCCTTCTACGGGAGCACTTCCCCGAGCTCCACGACCAGGGGGAAAACCCCTTCAGCCTGGGCTTTGGGGGGAAGGAGGGAGCCTACTGGGCCCGCTTGGCCTTCCTCCGGGAGGACCTGTACGCCCGGCTCTCACCGGCGGTGTTTGGCCTCGAGGGGCAAAGGGTGCGCCTGGGGGCCCCCTTCCGCGTGCGCCGGGTCCTGCAGGAGGGCCACCCCTGGGCCGGGGTGAGCACCTACGCCCGCCTCTTCCAGGGCGAGCCCTCCCCCGATCTCCCCTTGCGCTTCCACAGCCCTACCTTCTTCCGCCGCAAGGGGGTGAACTATCCCCTTCCCGAGCCCCGGCTGGTGCTGGAAAGCCTTCTAAGACGCTTTTCCGCCTTTGCCCCGGTAAAGCCCCCTGAAGGGGTGCAAGCGGCCCTTCTGGAAAGGGCCACGGTGCGCTGGCTGGAGGGGCGCACCTTGGGGGTAGAAGGGGACACGGAGGCCACCGGCTTTGTAGGCCGGGTGGTCTACCACCTGCCCAGGGCCACGGAGGAGGAGGCCCTTTGGCTTACCGCCCTGGGCCGCTTCGCCTTCTATAGCGGCGTGGGGGCCAAGACCAGCCTGGGGTATGGTCGGGTGCGGGCGTTTAAACCTTCTGTAGAAAGGACGACCTCCCCGGCTTAG
- the cas10 gene encoding type III-A CRISPR-associated protein Cas10/Csm1: protein MAPNAKDLALAALLHDVGKLLSRARWGEREEGDRTHTAYTARFVRAHAGLFRGVGVDPEWLEKTASRHHEGWRHRPEYQPKTPEEWCVALADTYASKEREEGEGGQSPPEVPLNAPFRRLRVGEREGEEGGYSPVYALNGRTEAGLRTGALYPEERPHISKDAYGRLLERLEARLAEMARLRLSREALLANLALAFQETLSLVPADTQSEPDVSLYDHLRLSAAIAHALWLYHGGGPTVEALRQDGEKFLLVVGDMGGIQGHIYRIAGAETGVGGIAKRLRARSLEVSLAGEAMALGLLFRLGLTPLNRILGAGGKFYLLLPHTEEALRALEEAREAWGRWALARGGSLVPHLAWVAFRGADFRDFAGVLARAHRELARAKLTPFSFLKRTVETLREPLRPCAACGLLPAKEDEPGSLCGACEREKALGGLLPKRDQVGFFQEGAPTPFLPFPSLKAALEGEGAAHAYRARLDFSPSETPSEAKPLLGHLPRVAEALRATGKTLEQYEAWAKGEGLWEEEEAHPERVLTFGELAALSEGAPYLGALMLDADRMGEAFAKGFKGERDLATPSRLAALSRTLEVFFSGEVLGLIQTPKLYAQRLGWDGLEAEAKARRYPLIYSVYSGGDDLFLLGPWDALLDFALDLERLYRLFTRHPGLTLSGGFLLSGPSLPLPSLAEALTRAEKTAKEAGRGRLFLFGQAVEWETLRALRGAVEDLRRDLKAERLSRAQVYRWLFLWRKFWKEEEDEGGRMRYKPLLAYALRRVRERDEATWRRYLRLLDHQDPLWQHLPVWVQWGLYLERRA, encoded by the coding sequence ATGGCACCGAACGCCAAAGACCTAGCCCTGGCCGCCCTCCTCCACGACGTGGGCAAGCTCCTCTCCCGCGCCCGCTGGGGCGAGCGGGAGGAAGGGGACCGCACCCACACCGCCTACACCGCCCGCTTCGTCCGGGCCCACGCGGGGCTTTTCCGGGGCGTAGGGGTGGACCCCGAATGGCTGGAGAAGACCGCAAGCCGCCACCACGAGGGCTGGCGCCACCGCCCCGAGTACCAGCCCAAAACCCCAGAGGAGTGGTGCGTGGCCCTGGCGGACACCTACGCCTCCAAGGAGCGGGAGGAGGGCGAGGGCGGCCAAAGCCCCCCGGAGGTGCCCCTAAACGCCCCTTTCCGTCGGCTCCGGGTGGGGGAACGGGAGGGAGAGGAGGGGGGGTATAGCCCCGTCTACGCCCTGAACGGCCGGACGGAAGCCGGCCTCCGCACAGGGGCCCTCTACCCCGAGGAAAGGCCCCACATCTCCAAGGACGCCTACGGCAGGCTCCTGGAGCGCCTCGAGGCCCGCCTTGCGGAGATGGCCCGCCTCCGCCTTTCCCGGGAGGCCCTCCTCGCCAACCTGGCCCTGGCCTTCCAGGAGACCCTGAGCCTGGTGCCCGCGGACACCCAAAGCGAGCCCGACGTGTCCCTTTACGACCACCTCCGCCTCAGCGCGGCCATCGCCCACGCCCTTTGGCTTTACCACGGGGGAGGCCCCACCGTGGAGGCCCTCCGGCAGGACGGGGAAAAGTTCCTCCTGGTGGTGGGGGACATGGGGGGCATCCAGGGGCACATCTACCGCATCGCGGGGGCGGAGACGGGGGTGGGGGGCATCGCCAAGCGCCTCCGGGCGAGGAGCCTCGAGGTGAGCCTGGCCGGGGAGGCCATGGCCCTGGGCCTCCTCTTCCGCCTGGGCCTCACCCCCCTGAACCGCATCCTGGGGGCCGGGGGGAAGTTCTACCTCCTCCTGCCCCACACCGAGGAGGCCCTAAGGGCCCTGGAGGAGGCCCGGGAGGCCTGGGGGCGCTGGGCCTTGGCCCGGGGGGGGAGCCTCGTGCCCCACCTGGCCTGGGTGGCCTTCCGGGGGGCGGACTTCCGGGACTTCGCCGGGGTACTGGCGAGGGCCCACCGGGAGCTGGCCCGGGCCAAGCTCACCCCCTTTTCCTTCCTGAAGCGCACGGTGGAAACCCTAAGGGAGCCCTTGCGCCCCTGCGCCGCCTGCGGCCTCCTCCCCGCCAAGGAAGACGAGCCCGGAAGCCTCTGCGGGGCCTGCGAGCGGGAAAAGGCCCTTGGGGGCCTCCTGCCCAAGCGGGATCAGGTGGGCTTTTTCCAGGAAGGGGCCCCCACCCCCTTCCTGCCCTTCCCGTCCCTGAAGGCCGCCCTGGAGGGGGAAGGGGCGGCGCACGCCTACCGCGCCCGGCTGGACTTCAGCCCTTCCGAAACCCCTTCCGAGGCCAAGCCCCTCCTGGGCCACCTGCCCCGGGTGGCGGAGGCCCTAAGGGCCACCGGGAAAACCCTGGAGCAGTACGAGGCGTGGGCCAAAGGGGAGGGGCTTTGGGAGGAAGAGGAGGCTCACCCCGAAAGGGTCCTCACCTTCGGGGAGCTTGCGGCCCTCTCCGAGGGGGCCCCCTACCTGGGGGCCCTCATGCTGGACGCGGACCGCATGGGGGAGGCCTTCGCCAAGGGCTTCAAAGGGGAAAGGGACCTCGCCACCCCAAGCCGCCTGGCCGCCCTCTCCCGCACCCTGGAGGTCTTCTTCAGCGGGGAGGTCCTGGGCCTCATACAAACCCCCAAGCTCTACGCCCAAAGGCTCGGGTGGGATGGCCTCGAGGCCGAGGCAAAGGCCCGGCGCTACCCCCTCATCTACAGCGTCTACTCGGGCGGGGACGACCTCTTCCTCCTGGGACCTTGGGATGCCCTTCTGGACTTCGCCCTGGATCTGGAACGGCTCTACCGCCTCTTCACCCGCCACCCCGGGCTTACCCTCTCCGGGGGCTTTCTCCTCTCGGGGCCCAGCCTTCCCCTCCCCTCCCTCGCCGAGGCCCTCACCCGGGCGGAGAAGACGGCCAAGGAGGCGGGCCGGGGGCGGCTTTTCCTCTTCGGCCAGGCGGTGGAGTGGGAAACCCTGCGGGCCCTTAGGGGCGCCGTGGAGGACCTGAGGCGGGACCTAAAGGCGGAAAGGCTTTCCCGGGCCCAGGTCTACCGCTGGCTTTTCCTGTGGCGGAAGTTCTGGAAGGAAGAAGAGGACGAAGGGGGAAGGATGCGCTACAAGCCCCTCCTGGCCTACGCCCTAAGGCGGGTAAGGGAGCGGGACGAGGCCACCTGGAGGCGGTACCTAAGGCTTCTGGACCACCAAGACCCCCTATGGCAACACCTCCCCGTGTGGGTGCAGTGGGGGCTTTACCTGGAAAGGAGGGCGTGA